The Anopheles merus strain MAF chromosome 2L, AmerM5.1, whole genome shotgun sequence genome has a segment encoding these proteins:
- the LOC121591386 gene encoding septin-7 isoform X13 produces the protein MTTKAENKITLKIETAKNNLMKSPLATKREMFFKSESNSPSGPPPNPPHNNSANAANDKHSTAGLTNSVGGGGGVTNNSSPAAVSIGAMVTNNNHNGLNGAPATNGSAVHAAAAAAAAATGNNNLGGGGGGGVNGLATSMNSISLKEKRDALLNHHDSGANGHHGHHHHADAANAKLANERHEKEKPVMKTKPKELDGYVGFANLPNQVYRKAVKKGFELTLMVVGESGLGKSTLINSMFLSDIYHAEQHPGPSKRIKKTVAVESTKVLLKENGVNLTLTVVDTPGFGDAVDNSNCWLPIVDFVESKYEEYLTAESRVHRTALPDSRVHVCLYFIAPSGHGLKPLDIEFMQRLCDKVNIIPVIAKADTLTPEEITLFKKQILNEIAQNKIKIYDFPDPMDEEEDAKVLRQLRSRVPFAVVGANAIIEIDGRKVRGRRYPWGVAEVENLDHCDFIALRNMVIRTNLQDLKDVTNNVHYENYRCRKLAGLGTDGKAKLSNNLCNIGTVNTNGTGWNPLAQMEEEKREHESKMKKMEAEMEQVFEMKVKEKKQKLKDSEAELTRRHEERKKALELQIRELEDRRKAFEQEKAEWEQQNGVTLDELRRKSLEANSKETASLASRSSDESKGRRVFGSLLRRHTSFGAPDAVRGVTGAAGSTSTLTTSANNNGSTVPPSPQDHNDS, from the exons ATGACTACCAAAGCGGAAAATAAGATCACGCTCAAGATCGAAACCGCTAAAAATAACCTGATGAAATCCC CG TTGGCAACGAAGCGCGAAATGTTCTTCAAGTCGGAGAGCAACAGTCCGTCCGGACCGCCACCAAATCCACCG CATAATAACAGCGCAAACGCGGCCAACGATAAACACAGCACGGCAGGGCTCACTAACTCAgttggcggcggcggtggcgtcACTAACAACAGCTCACCGGCCGCGGTCTCGATTGGCGCAATGGTCACCAATAACAATCACAACGGTCTGAACGGTGCACCGGCCACGAATGGCAGCGCTGTGCacgcggcagcagcagcagcggcggcagcaacCGGGAACAACAATCTCGGCGGAGGAGGTGGCGGTGGCGTGAACGGGCTAGCGACCAGCATGAACAGTATTTCGCTGAAGGAGAAGCGGGACGCCCTGCTGAACCATCACGATAGCGGTGCGAACGGTCACCACGGTCATCATCACCATGCGGATGCGGCGAACGCGAAGCTAGCGAACGAACGGCATGAGAAGGAGAAGCCGGTGATGAAAACGAAGCCGAAGGAGCTGGACGGGTACGTTGGGTTCGCGAACCTGCCGAACCAGGTGTACCGGAAGGCGGTGAAGAAGGGCTTCGAGCTGAcgctgatggtggtgggcgAGTCGGGGCTCGGCAAATCGACCCTGATCAACTCGATGTTCCTGTCGGACATTTACCACGCCGAGCAGCATCCGGGACCGTCGAAGCGCATCAAGAAGACGGTGGCCGTCGAGAGCACCAAGGTGCTGCTGAAGGAGAACGGCGTTAACCTAACGCTGACGGTGGTCGATACGCCCGGGTTCGGTGATGCCGTTGACAACAGCAACTG CTGGCTACCGATAGTGGACTTTGTAGAGTCGAAGTACGAGGAGTATTTGACGGCCGAGTCACGCGTCCACCGAACGGCGCTGCCCGATTCGCGCGTGCACGTTTGTCTGTACTTTATTGCCCCGTCCGGGCATGGGCTGAAGCCGCTGGATATCGAGTTCATGCAGCGACTGTGCGATAAGGTGAACATCATACCGGTGATTGCCAAAGCGGACACGCTGACTCCGGAGGAAATCACTCTCTTCAAGAAACAG ATTCTAAACGAAATCGCTCAAAATAAGATTAAAATCTACGATTTCCCGGACCCgatggacgaggaggaggacgcaAAAGTACTTCGCCAGCTGCGCAGCCGCGTTCCGTTCGCTGTGGTCGGTGCGAACGCAATAATCGAGATCGATGGTCGCAAAGTCCGTGGACGACGCTACCCGTGGGGAGTTGCTGAAG TTGAAAATTTGGACCATTGTGATTTCATCGCTCTGCGCAACATGGTCATCCGGACGAATCTGCAGGACCTGAAGGATGTGACAAACAACGTGCACTATGAAAACTATCGCTGTCGAAAGCTGGCCGGTTTGGGTACCGATGGCAAGGCCAAACTAAGCAATAA CTTATGCAATATTGGAACTGTTAACACAAACGGTACTGGATG GAATCCACTGGCTCAGATGGAGGAGGAAAAGCGGGAACATGAATCGAAGATGAAGAAAATGGAAGCCGAAATGGAGCAAGTGTTTGAGATGAAGGTgaaggagaagaaacaaaagctCAAGGACTCGGAGGCCGAACTAACCAGACGTCACGAGGAACGAAAGAAG GCACTCGAGCTTCAAATTCGTGAGCTGGAAGATCGCAGAAAGGCTTTCGAGCAGGAGAAAGCCGAATGGGAACAGCAAAACGGTGTCACGCTTGACGAGCTGCGCCGCAAGAGCCTCGAAGCCAACAGTAAAGA GACCGCGTCTCTTGCATCAAGAAGTTCCGATGAGTCGAAGGGCAGGCGCGTGTTTGGATCGTTGCTGCGTCGGCACACTAGCTTCGGGGCGCCGGACGCCGTCCGTGGCGTTACCGGGGCGGCCGGTTCGACTTCCACTCTCACTACTAGCGCTAACAATAACGGCAGCACGGTGCCACCCAGCCCGCAAGATCATAACGATtcgtaa
- the LOC121591386 gene encoding septin-7 isoform X12: protein MSAGGKITGAVPEVIDVVSALATKREMFFKSESNSPSGPPPNPPVGLNSLNLANNNVIHNNSANAANDKHSTAGLTNSVGGGGGVTNNSSPAAVSIGAMVTNNNHNGLNGAPATNGSAVHAAAAAAAAATGNNNLGGGGGGGVNGLATSMNSISLKEKRDALLNHHDSGANGHHGHHHHADAANAKLANERHEKEKPVMKTKPKELDGYVGFANLPNQVYRKAVKKGFELTLMVVGESGLGKSTLINSMFLSDIYHAEQHPGPSKRIKKTVAVESTKVLLKENGVNLTLTVVDTPGFGDAVDNSNCWLPIVDFVESKYEEYLTAESRVHRTALPDSRVHVCLYFIAPSGHGLKPLDIEFMQRLCDKVNIIPVIAKADTLTPEEITLFKKQILNEIAQNKIKIYDFPDPMDEEEDAKVLRQLRSRVPFAVVGANAIIEIDGRKVRGRRYPWGVAEVENLDHCDFIALRNMVIRTNLQDLKDVTNNVHYENYRCRKLAGLGTDGKAKLSNNLCNIGTVNTNGTGWNPLAQMEEEKREHESKMKKMEAEMEQVFEMKVKEKKQKLKDSEAELTRRHEERKKALELQIRELEDRRKAFEQEKAEWEQQNGVTLDELRRKSLEANSKETASLASRSSDESKGRRVFGSLLRRHTSFGAPDAVRGVTGAAGSTSTLTTSANNNGSTVPPSPQDHNDS, encoded by the exons CGGCGGGAAAATCACGGGAGCTGTTCCCGAGGTGATTGACGTGGTGTCAG CG TTGGCAACGAAGCGCGAAATGTTCTTCAAGTCGGAGAGCAACAGTCCGTCCGGACCGCCACCAAATCCACCGGTAGGGCTGAACAGTCTCAACCTGGCTAACAACAACGTGATC CATAATAACAGCGCAAACGCGGCCAACGATAAACACAGCACGGCAGGGCTCACTAACTCAgttggcggcggcggtggcgtcACTAACAACAGCTCACCGGCCGCGGTCTCGATTGGCGCAATGGTCACCAATAACAATCACAACGGTCTGAACGGTGCACCGGCCACGAATGGCAGCGCTGTGCacgcggcagcagcagcagcggcggcagcaacCGGGAACAACAATCTCGGCGGAGGAGGTGGCGGTGGCGTGAACGGGCTAGCGACCAGCATGAACAGTATTTCGCTGAAGGAGAAGCGGGACGCCCTGCTGAACCATCACGATAGCGGTGCGAACGGTCACCACGGTCATCATCACCATGCGGATGCGGCGAACGCGAAGCTAGCGAACGAACGGCATGAGAAGGAGAAGCCGGTGATGAAAACGAAGCCGAAGGAGCTGGACGGGTACGTTGGGTTCGCGAACCTGCCGAACCAGGTGTACCGGAAGGCGGTGAAGAAGGGCTTCGAGCTGAcgctgatggtggtgggcgAGTCGGGGCTCGGCAAATCGACCCTGATCAACTCGATGTTCCTGTCGGACATTTACCACGCCGAGCAGCATCCGGGACCGTCGAAGCGCATCAAGAAGACGGTGGCCGTCGAGAGCACCAAGGTGCTGCTGAAGGAGAACGGCGTTAACCTAACGCTGACGGTGGTCGATACGCCCGGGTTCGGTGATGCCGTTGACAACAGCAACTG CTGGCTACCGATAGTGGACTTTGTAGAGTCGAAGTACGAGGAGTATTTGACGGCCGAGTCACGCGTCCACCGAACGGCGCTGCCCGATTCGCGCGTGCACGTTTGTCTGTACTTTATTGCCCCGTCCGGGCATGGGCTGAAGCCGCTGGATATCGAGTTCATGCAGCGACTGTGCGATAAGGTGAACATCATACCGGTGATTGCCAAAGCGGACACGCTGACTCCGGAGGAAATCACTCTCTTCAAGAAACAG ATTCTAAACGAAATCGCTCAAAATAAGATTAAAATCTACGATTTCCCGGACCCgatggacgaggaggaggacgcaAAAGTACTTCGCCAGCTGCGCAGCCGCGTTCCGTTCGCTGTGGTCGGTGCGAACGCAATAATCGAGATCGATGGTCGCAAAGTCCGTGGACGACGCTACCCGTGGGGAGTTGCTGAAG TTGAAAATTTGGACCATTGTGATTTCATCGCTCTGCGCAACATGGTCATCCGGACGAATCTGCAGGACCTGAAGGATGTGACAAACAACGTGCACTATGAAAACTATCGCTGTCGAAAGCTGGCCGGTTTGGGTACCGATGGCAAGGCCAAACTAAGCAATAA CTTATGCAATATTGGAACTGTTAACACAAACGGTACTGGATG GAATCCACTGGCTCAGATGGAGGAGGAAAAGCGGGAACATGAATCGAAGATGAAGAAAATGGAAGCCGAAATGGAGCAAGTGTTTGAGATGAAGGTgaaggagaagaaacaaaagctCAAGGACTCGGAGGCCGAACTAACCAGACGTCACGAGGAACGAAAGAAG GCACTCGAGCTTCAAATTCGTGAGCTGGAAGATCGCAGAAAGGCTTTCGAGCAGGAGAAAGCCGAATGGGAACAGCAAAACGGTGTCACGCTTGACGAGCTGCGCCGCAAGAGCCTCGAAGCCAACAGTAAAGA GACCGCGTCTCTTGCATCAAGAAGTTCCGATGAGTCGAAGGGCAGGCGCGTGTTTGGATCGTTGCTGCGTCGGCACACTAGCTTCGGGGCGCCGGACGCCGTCCGTGGCGTTACCGGGGCGGCCGGTTCGACTTCCACTCTCACTACTAGCGCTAACAATAACGGCAGCACGGTGCCACCCAGCCCGCAAGATCATAACGATtcgtaa
- the LOC121591386 gene encoding septin-7 isoform X4, whose translation MSTSTPTAQQTAGPGAGGPPVPPVKPVLSSPGAYMANFQGSGGGGGMPVAAPPITAGIHGTNKTHEKPTIAARPIPPPKLPNYSSSFNKIDRDRNEFTKIDKAEREKVSLLATKREMFFKSESNSPSGPPPNPPHNNSANAANDKHSTAGLTNSVGGGGGVTNNSSPAAVSIGAMVTNNNHNGLNGAPATNGSAVHAAAAAAAAATGNNNLGGGGGGGVNGLATSMNSISLKEKRDALLNHHDSGANGHHGHHHHADAANAKLANERHEKEKPVMKTKPKELDGYVGFANLPNQVYRKAVKKGFELTLMVVGESGLGKSTLINSMFLSDIYHAEQHPGPSKRIKKTVAVESTKVLLKENGVNLTLTVVDTPGFGDAVDNSNCWLPIVDFVESKYEEYLTAESRVHRTALPDSRVHVCLYFIAPSGHGLKPLDIEFMQRLCDKVNIIPVIAKADTLTPEEITLFKKQILNEIAQNKIKIYDFPDPMDEEEDAKVLRQLRSRVPFAVVGANAIIEIDGRKVRGRRYPWGVAEVENLDHCDFIALRNMVIRTNLQDLKDVTNNVHYENYRCRKLAGLGTDGKAKLSNNLCNIGTVNTNGTGWNPLAQMEEEKREHESKMKKMEAEMEQVFEMKVKEKKQKLKDSEAELTRRHEERKKALELQIRELEDRRKAFEQEKAEWEQQNGVTLDELRRKSLEANSKETASLASRSSDESKGRRVFGSLLRRHTSFGAPDAVRGVTGAAGSTSTLTTSANNNGSTVPPSPQDHNDS comes from the exons ATGAGTACATCAACGCCCACAGCACAGCAGACGGCCGGACCCGGTGCCGGTGGACCGCCAGTACCGCCGGTGAAGCCCGTCCTTTCGTCGCCCGGCGCCTATATGGCCAACTTCCAGGGATcgggtggtggcggtggtatgCCAGTGGCGGCACCTCCCATCACGGCCGGCATCCACGGGACGAACAAGACGCACGAGAAGCCGACGATCGCCGCCCGGCCCATTCCACCTCCGAAGCTGCCAAACTACTCGTCATCCTTCAACAAGATCGATCGCGATCGCAACGAGTTCACCAAGATCGACAAAGCGGAACGGGAAAAGGTTAGCCTG TTGGCAACGAAGCGCGAAATGTTCTTCAAGTCGGAGAGCAACAGTCCGTCCGGACCGCCACCAAATCCACCG CATAATAACAGCGCAAACGCGGCCAACGATAAACACAGCACGGCAGGGCTCACTAACTCAgttggcggcggcggtggcgtcACTAACAACAGCTCACCGGCCGCGGTCTCGATTGGCGCAATGGTCACCAATAACAATCACAACGGTCTGAACGGTGCACCGGCCACGAATGGCAGCGCTGTGCacgcggcagcagcagcagcggcggcagcaacCGGGAACAACAATCTCGGCGGAGGAGGTGGCGGTGGCGTGAACGGGCTAGCGACCAGCATGAACAGTATTTCGCTGAAGGAGAAGCGGGACGCCCTGCTGAACCATCACGATAGCGGTGCGAACGGTCACCACGGTCATCATCACCATGCGGATGCGGCGAACGCGAAGCTAGCGAACGAACGGCATGAGAAGGAGAAGCCGGTGATGAAAACGAAGCCGAAGGAGCTGGACGGGTACGTTGGGTTCGCGAACCTGCCGAACCAGGTGTACCGGAAGGCGGTGAAGAAGGGCTTCGAGCTGAcgctgatggtggtgggcgAGTCGGGGCTCGGCAAATCGACCCTGATCAACTCGATGTTCCTGTCGGACATTTACCACGCCGAGCAGCATCCGGGACCGTCGAAGCGCATCAAGAAGACGGTGGCCGTCGAGAGCACCAAGGTGCTGCTGAAGGAGAACGGCGTTAACCTAACGCTGACGGTGGTCGATACGCCCGGGTTCGGTGATGCCGTTGACAACAGCAACTG CTGGCTACCGATAGTGGACTTTGTAGAGTCGAAGTACGAGGAGTATTTGACGGCCGAGTCACGCGTCCACCGAACGGCGCTGCCCGATTCGCGCGTGCACGTTTGTCTGTACTTTATTGCCCCGTCCGGGCATGGGCTGAAGCCGCTGGATATCGAGTTCATGCAGCGACTGTGCGATAAGGTGAACATCATACCGGTGATTGCCAAAGCGGACACGCTGACTCCGGAGGAAATCACTCTCTTCAAGAAACAG ATTCTAAACGAAATCGCTCAAAATAAGATTAAAATCTACGATTTCCCGGACCCgatggacgaggaggaggacgcaAAAGTACTTCGCCAGCTGCGCAGCCGCGTTCCGTTCGCTGTGGTCGGTGCGAACGCAATAATCGAGATCGATGGTCGCAAAGTCCGTGGACGACGCTACCCGTGGGGAGTTGCTGAAG TTGAAAATTTGGACCATTGTGATTTCATCGCTCTGCGCAACATGGTCATCCGGACGAATCTGCAGGACCTGAAGGATGTGACAAACAACGTGCACTATGAAAACTATCGCTGTCGAAAGCTGGCCGGTTTGGGTACCGATGGCAAGGCCAAACTAAGCAATAA CTTATGCAATATTGGAACTGTTAACACAAACGGTACTGGATG GAATCCACTGGCTCAGATGGAGGAGGAAAAGCGGGAACATGAATCGAAGATGAAGAAAATGGAAGCCGAAATGGAGCAAGTGTTTGAGATGAAGGTgaaggagaagaaacaaaagctCAAGGACTCGGAGGCCGAACTAACCAGACGTCACGAGGAACGAAAGAAG GCACTCGAGCTTCAAATTCGTGAGCTGGAAGATCGCAGAAAGGCTTTCGAGCAGGAGAAAGCCGAATGGGAACAGCAAAACGGTGTCACGCTTGACGAGCTGCGCCGCAAGAGCCTCGAAGCCAACAGTAAAGA GACCGCGTCTCTTGCATCAAGAAGTTCCGATGAGTCGAAGGGCAGGCGCGTGTTTGGATCGTTGCTGCGTCGGCACACTAGCTTCGGGGCGCCGGACGCCGTCCGTGGCGTTACCGGGGCGGCCGGTTCGACTTCCACTCTCACTACTAGCGCTAACAATAACGGCAGCACGGTGCCACCCAGCCCGCAAGATCATAACGATtcgtaa
- the LOC121591386 gene encoding septin-7 isoform X1 has translation MSTSTPTAQQTAGPGAGGPPVPPVKPVLSSPGAYMANFQGSGGGGGMPVAAPPITAGIHGTNKTHEKPTIAARPIPPPKLPNYSSSFNKIDRDRNEFTKIDKAEREKVSLLATKREMFFKSESNSPSGPPPNPPVGLNSLNLANNNVIHNNSANAANDKHSTAGLTNSVGGGGGVTNNSSPAAVSIGAMVTNNNHNGLNGAPATNGSAVHAAAAAAAAATGNNNLGGGGGGGVNGLATSMNSISLKEKRDALLNHHDSGANGHHGHHHHADAANAKLANERHEKEKPVMKTKPKELDGYVGFANLPNQVYRKAVKKGFELTLMVVGESGLGKSTLINSMFLSDIYHAEQHPGPSKRIKKTVAVESTKVLLKENGVNLTLTVVDTPGFGDAVDNSNCWLPIVDFVESKYEEYLTAESRVHRTALPDSRVHVCLYFIAPSGHGLKPLDIEFMQRLCDKVNIIPVIAKADTLTPEEITLFKKQILNEIAQNKIKIYDFPDPMDEEEDAKVLRQLRSRVPFAVVGANAIIEIDGRKVRGRRYPWGVAEVENLDHCDFIALRNMVIRTNLQDLKDVTNNVHYENYRCRKLAGLGTDGKAKLSNNLCNIGTVNTNGTGWNPLAQMEEEKREHESKMKKMEAEMEQVFEMKVKEKKQKLKDSEAELTRRHEERKKALELQIRELEDRRKAFEQEKAEWEQQNGVTLDELRRKSLEANSKETASLASRSSDESKGRRVFGSLLRRHTSFGAPDAVRGVTGAAGSTSTLTTSANNNGSTVPPSPQDHNDS, from the exons ATGAGTACATCAACGCCCACAGCACAGCAGACGGCCGGACCCGGTGCCGGTGGACCGCCAGTACCGCCGGTGAAGCCCGTCCTTTCGTCGCCCGGCGCCTATATGGCCAACTTCCAGGGATcgggtggtggcggtggtatgCCAGTGGCGGCACCTCCCATCACGGCCGGCATCCACGGGACGAACAAGACGCACGAGAAGCCGACGATCGCCGCCCGGCCCATTCCACCTCCGAAGCTGCCAAACTACTCGTCATCCTTCAACAAGATCGATCGCGATCGCAACGAGTTCACCAAGATCGACAAAGCGGAACGGGAAAAGGTTAGCCTG TTGGCAACGAAGCGCGAAATGTTCTTCAAGTCGGAGAGCAACAGTCCGTCCGGACCGCCACCAAATCCACCGGTAGGGCTGAACAGTCTCAACCTGGCTAACAACAACGTGATC CATAATAACAGCGCAAACGCGGCCAACGATAAACACAGCACGGCAGGGCTCACTAACTCAgttggcggcggcggtggcgtcACTAACAACAGCTCACCGGCCGCGGTCTCGATTGGCGCAATGGTCACCAATAACAATCACAACGGTCTGAACGGTGCACCGGCCACGAATGGCAGCGCTGTGCacgcggcagcagcagcagcggcggcagcaacCGGGAACAACAATCTCGGCGGAGGAGGTGGCGGTGGCGTGAACGGGCTAGCGACCAGCATGAACAGTATTTCGCTGAAGGAGAAGCGGGACGCCCTGCTGAACCATCACGATAGCGGTGCGAACGGTCACCACGGTCATCATCACCATGCGGATGCGGCGAACGCGAAGCTAGCGAACGAACGGCATGAGAAGGAGAAGCCGGTGATGAAAACGAAGCCGAAGGAGCTGGACGGGTACGTTGGGTTCGCGAACCTGCCGAACCAGGTGTACCGGAAGGCGGTGAAGAAGGGCTTCGAGCTGAcgctgatggtggtgggcgAGTCGGGGCTCGGCAAATCGACCCTGATCAACTCGATGTTCCTGTCGGACATTTACCACGCCGAGCAGCATCCGGGACCGTCGAAGCGCATCAAGAAGACGGTGGCCGTCGAGAGCACCAAGGTGCTGCTGAAGGAGAACGGCGTTAACCTAACGCTGACGGTGGTCGATACGCCCGGGTTCGGTGATGCCGTTGACAACAGCAACTG CTGGCTACCGATAGTGGACTTTGTAGAGTCGAAGTACGAGGAGTATTTGACGGCCGAGTCACGCGTCCACCGAACGGCGCTGCCCGATTCGCGCGTGCACGTTTGTCTGTACTTTATTGCCCCGTCCGGGCATGGGCTGAAGCCGCTGGATATCGAGTTCATGCAGCGACTGTGCGATAAGGTGAACATCATACCGGTGATTGCCAAAGCGGACACGCTGACTCCGGAGGAAATCACTCTCTTCAAGAAACAG ATTCTAAACGAAATCGCTCAAAATAAGATTAAAATCTACGATTTCCCGGACCCgatggacgaggaggaggacgcaAAAGTACTTCGCCAGCTGCGCAGCCGCGTTCCGTTCGCTGTGGTCGGTGCGAACGCAATAATCGAGATCGATGGTCGCAAAGTCCGTGGACGACGCTACCCGTGGGGAGTTGCTGAAG TTGAAAATTTGGACCATTGTGATTTCATCGCTCTGCGCAACATGGTCATCCGGACGAATCTGCAGGACCTGAAGGATGTGACAAACAACGTGCACTATGAAAACTATCGCTGTCGAAAGCTGGCCGGTTTGGGTACCGATGGCAAGGCCAAACTAAGCAATAA CTTATGCAATATTGGAACTGTTAACACAAACGGTACTGGATG GAATCCACTGGCTCAGATGGAGGAGGAAAAGCGGGAACATGAATCGAAGATGAAGAAAATGGAAGCCGAAATGGAGCAAGTGTTTGAGATGAAGGTgaaggagaagaaacaaaagctCAAGGACTCGGAGGCCGAACTAACCAGACGTCACGAGGAACGAAAGAAG GCACTCGAGCTTCAAATTCGTGAGCTGGAAGATCGCAGAAAGGCTTTCGAGCAGGAGAAAGCCGAATGGGAACAGCAAAACGGTGTCACGCTTGACGAGCTGCGCCGCAAGAGCCTCGAAGCCAACAGTAAAGA GACCGCGTCTCTTGCATCAAGAAGTTCCGATGAGTCGAAGGGCAGGCGCGTGTTTGGATCGTTGCTGCGTCGGCACACTAGCTTCGGGGCGCCGGACGCCGTCCGTGGCGTTACCGGGGCGGCCGGTTCGACTTCCACTCTCACTACTAGCGCTAACAATAACGGCAGCACGGTGCCACCCAGCCCGCAAGATCATAACGATtcgtaa
- the LOC121591386 gene encoding septin-7 isoform X3: MSTSTPTAQQTAGPGAGGPPVPPVKPVLSSPGAYMANFQGSGGGGGMPVAAPPITAGIHGTNKTHEKPTIAARPIPPPKLPNYSSSFNKIDRDRNEFTKIDKAEREKVSLLATKREMFFKSESNSPSGPPPNPPVGLNSLNLANNNVIHNNSANAANDKHSTAGLTNSVGGGGGVTNNSSPAAVSIGAMVTNNNHNGLNGAPATNGSAVHAAAAAAAAATGNNNLGGGGGGGVNGLATSMNSISLKEKRDALLNHHDSGANGHHGHHHHADAANAKLANERHEKEKPVMKTKPKELDGYVGFANLPNQVYRKAVKKGFELTLMVVGESGLGKSTLINSMFLSDIYHAEQHPGPSKRIKKTVAVESTKVLLKENGVNLTLTVVDTPGFGDAVDNSNCWLPIVDFVESKYEEYLTAESRVHRTALPDSRVHVCLYFIAPSGHGLKPLDIEFMQRLCDKVNIIPVIAKADTLTPEEITLFKKQILNEIAQNKIKIYDFPDPMDEEEDAKVLRQLRSRVPFAVVGANAIIEIDGRKVRGRRYPWGVAEVENLDHCDFIALRNMVIRTNLQDLKDVTNNVHYENYRCRKLAGLGTDGKAKLSNKNPLAQMEEEKREHESKMKKMEAEMEQVFEMKVKEKKQKLKDSEAELTRRHEERKKALELQIRELEDRRKAFEQEKAEWEQQNGVTLDELRRKSLEANSKETASLASRSSDESKGRRVFGSLLRRHTSFGAPDAVRGVTGAAGSTSTLTTSANNNGSTVPPSPQDHNDS; this comes from the exons ATGAGTACATCAACGCCCACAGCACAGCAGACGGCCGGACCCGGTGCCGGTGGACCGCCAGTACCGCCGGTGAAGCCCGTCCTTTCGTCGCCCGGCGCCTATATGGCCAACTTCCAGGGATcgggtggtggcggtggtatgCCAGTGGCGGCACCTCCCATCACGGCCGGCATCCACGGGACGAACAAGACGCACGAGAAGCCGACGATCGCCGCCCGGCCCATTCCACCTCCGAAGCTGCCAAACTACTCGTCATCCTTCAACAAGATCGATCGCGATCGCAACGAGTTCACCAAGATCGACAAAGCGGAACGGGAAAAGGTTAGCCTG TTGGCAACGAAGCGCGAAATGTTCTTCAAGTCGGAGAGCAACAGTCCGTCCGGACCGCCACCAAATCCACCGGTAGGGCTGAACAGTCTCAACCTGGCTAACAACAACGTGATC CATAATAACAGCGCAAACGCGGCCAACGATAAACACAGCACGGCAGGGCTCACTAACTCAgttggcggcggcggtggcgtcACTAACAACAGCTCACCGGCCGCGGTCTCGATTGGCGCAATGGTCACCAATAACAATCACAACGGTCTGAACGGTGCACCGGCCACGAATGGCAGCGCTGTGCacgcggcagcagcagcagcggcggcagcaacCGGGAACAACAATCTCGGCGGAGGAGGTGGCGGTGGCGTGAACGGGCTAGCGACCAGCATGAACAGTATTTCGCTGAAGGAGAAGCGGGACGCCCTGCTGAACCATCACGATAGCGGTGCGAACGGTCACCACGGTCATCATCACCATGCGGATGCGGCGAACGCGAAGCTAGCGAACGAACGGCATGAGAAGGAGAAGCCGGTGATGAAAACGAAGCCGAAGGAGCTGGACGGGTACGTTGGGTTCGCGAACCTGCCGAACCAGGTGTACCGGAAGGCGGTGAAGAAGGGCTTCGAGCTGAcgctgatggtggtgggcgAGTCGGGGCTCGGCAAATCGACCCTGATCAACTCGATGTTCCTGTCGGACATTTACCACGCCGAGCAGCATCCGGGACCGTCGAAGCGCATCAAGAAGACGGTGGCCGTCGAGAGCACCAAGGTGCTGCTGAAGGAGAACGGCGTTAACCTAACGCTGACGGTGGTCGATACGCCCGGGTTCGGTGATGCCGTTGACAACAGCAACTG CTGGCTACCGATAGTGGACTTTGTAGAGTCGAAGTACGAGGAGTATTTGACGGCCGAGTCACGCGTCCACCGAACGGCGCTGCCCGATTCGCGCGTGCACGTTTGTCTGTACTTTATTGCCCCGTCCGGGCATGGGCTGAAGCCGCTGGATATCGAGTTCATGCAGCGACTGTGCGATAAGGTGAACATCATACCGGTGATTGCCAAAGCGGACACGCTGACTCCGGAGGAAATCACTCTCTTCAAGAAACAG ATTCTAAACGAAATCGCTCAAAATAAGATTAAAATCTACGATTTCCCGGACCCgatggacgaggaggaggacgcaAAAGTACTTCGCCAGCTGCGCAGCCGCGTTCCGTTCGCTGTGGTCGGTGCGAACGCAATAATCGAGATCGATGGTCGCAAAGTCCGTGGACGACGCTACCCGTGGGGAGTTGCTGAAG TTGAAAATTTGGACCATTGTGATTTCATCGCTCTGCGCAACATGGTCATCCGGACGAATCTGCAGGACCTGAAGGATGTGACAAACAACGTGCACTATGAAAACTATCGCTGTCGAAAGCTGGCCGGTTTGGGTACCGATGGCAAGGCCAAACTAAGCAATAA GAATCCACTGGCTCAGATGGAGGAGGAAAAGCGGGAACATGAATCGAAGATGAAGAAAATGGAAGCCGAAATGGAGCAAGTGTTTGAGATGAAGGTgaaggagaagaaacaaaagctCAAGGACTCGGAGGCCGAACTAACCAGACGTCACGAGGAACGAAAGAAG GCACTCGAGCTTCAAATTCGTGAGCTGGAAGATCGCAGAAAGGCTTTCGAGCAGGAGAAAGCCGAATGGGAACAGCAAAACGGTGTCACGCTTGACGAGCTGCGCCGCAAGAGCCTCGAAGCCAACAGTAAAGA GACCGCGTCTCTTGCATCAAGAAGTTCCGATGAGTCGAAGGGCAGGCGCGTGTTTGGATCGTTGCTGCGTCGGCACACTAGCTTCGGGGCGCCGGACGCCGTCCGTGGCGTTACCGGGGCGGCCGGTTCGACTTCCACTCTCACTACTAGCGCTAACAATAACGGCAGCACGGTGCCACCCAGCCCGCAAGATCATAACGATtcgtaa